A genomic region of Eucalyptus grandis isolate ANBG69807.140 chromosome 5, ASM1654582v1, whole genome shotgun sequence contains the following coding sequences:
- the LOC104446256 gene encoding disease resistance protein RPP13: protein MANIAVNYLVNKLKDFLENGVLVSGAEEEVTLVKRQLDNVRAFLRIADSLEERDEEVKVWVKQLREIAYDTEDSLDEFKLLLAHDHGIGFPGLLSKMSCCIKNMKGRYRIVSEMKSINSRIRNIYDGHWRVRDKLNKVEHRYGSSKPDDTWQDQRGNALLLDKAELVGISEPTKKLVGWLIEGASTRQVISVVGMGGLGKTTLVKQVYEDPEVKKHFMVRAWTTLSQSPNIEEILQGMVRQIMRHTQQPVPPIEDNVDRLYQKMIIKDLLQNARYLIIIDDAWRMNDWDAIKHALPNNNCGSRIIITSRNSDLAHTSCGEFGGMVYKMEPLPAEESWKLFCAKTFQGNSCPHHLEETCRLILRKCKGLPLAIVAISGVLVSKDTRKKDEWDLVRQSLHTEVNCNDKFRTFKRVLSLSFDDLPYYLKSCFLHLSVFPRGYLISCGKLIRQWIAEGFVDKKEGMTVEEVARDYLYELINRSLIEVAAQRGDGRIMYCSVHDFLLDIITSKSSNHGFAETAIDKHHKWPDKVRRLSIQNGQQAMQQRRSLSRLRSLYMFGVERSSTDAVLGSEMRLLTVLDLQTAPLTRIPAQVAEWCHMRYLSLGTAR, encoded by the coding sequence ATGGCAAATATTGCAGTAAACTACCTTGTTAACAAGCTCAAGGACTTTCTAGAGAATGGGGTTCTAGTGAGCGGTGCCGAGGAAGAAGTTACTTTAGTGAAGAGACAATTGGACAACGTAAGGGCATTCCTGAGGATTGCAGATTCCCTGGAAGAGAGGGATGAGGAAGTCAAAGTTTGGGTGAAGCAGCTGAGAGAAATCGCATATGACACTGAAGACTCTCTAGATGAGTTCAAACTTCTCCTGGCGCATGATCATGGAATTGGATTTCCCGGTCTTCTCTCCAAGATGTCCTGCTGTATCAAGAACATGAAAGGTCGATACCGAATTGTTTCGGAGATGAAATCCATCAACTCCAGAATCAGAAACATATATGATGGACACTGGAGAGTCCGagacaaattaaataaagtCGAACATCGCTATGGCTCTAGTAAGCCAGACGACACATGGCAGGACCAGcgaggaaatgctcttcttttAGACAAAGCTGAGCTGGTAGGCATCAGTGAACCGACAAAAAAGCTGGTCGGCTGGCTGATTGAGGGCGCTTCCACTCGGCAAGTAATCTCAGTCGTGGGGATGGGAGGACTGGGGAAAACTACATTAGTGAAGCAAGTTTACGAAGATCCAGAAGTGAAGAAACATTTCATGGTACGTGCTTGGACAACTCTTTCTCAATCTCCAAATATAGAAGAGATCCTTCAAGGCATGGTTCGACAAATTATGAGGCATACCCAACAACCAGTTCCTCCTATAGAGGACAACGTGGATAGATTATACCAAAAGATGATTATCAAGGACCTGCTACAAAATGCGAGGTACCTGATCATCATAGATGATGCGTGGCGCATGAATGATTGGGATGCAATCAAACATGCATTACCTAACAACAACTGCGGCAGCCGAATAATCATCACATCCAGGAATTCTGATTTAGCACATACCTCCTGCGGGGAATTTGGAGGGATGGTTTACAAGATGGAGCCACTACCAGCTGAAGAGTCATGGAAGCTTTTCTGCGCAAAGACATTCCAGGGGAACTCCTGCCCTCATCATCTAGAGGAGACCTGTAGGCTCATTCTAAGAAAGTGCAAGGGATTGCCACTTGCTATTGTGGCCATCAGTGGTGTTTTGGTTTCCAAAGACACGAGAAAAAAGGATGAATGGGATCTGGTTCGCCAAAGTCTTCATACTGAAGTCAATTGCAATGACAAGTTCAGAACCTTCAAAAGAGTCCTATCACTTAGTTTTGATGACCTGCCATACTACTTGAAGTCCTGTTTCCTGCACTTGAGCGTATTTCCCAGGGGTTACCTCATTAGCTGTGGGAAATTAATTCGACAATGGATTGCAGAAGGATTTGTAGACAAGAAAGAAGGCATGACAGTAGAAGAAGTAGCCCGGGACTACTTATATGAGCTCATTAACAGAAGCCTGATAGAGGTGGCTGCTCAAAGAGGCGATGGAAGGATTATGTATTGTTCTGTCCATGATTTTCTGCTGGATATAATTACTTCAAAGTCGAGCAACCACGGCTTTGCAGAAACAGCCATAGATAAACATCATAAATGGCCTGATAAAGTTCGTCGCCTATCTATACAGAACGGCCAGCAAGCTATGCAACAGAGAAGGTCATTGTCTCGGCTACGCTCTTTATACATGTTTGGGGTAGAGAGATCTTCCACGGATGCTGTTCTAGGTAGTGAAATGAGACTGCTCACTGTTCTGGACTTGCAAACTGCTCCTTTGACAAGGATCCCAGCTCAAGTTGCTGAGTGGTGCCACATGAGATATCTGAGTTTAGGTACAGCAAGGTGA